TGCAAGAGCCCCTTCCATTCCTGCTACAACAATAATAACCTTTGCCTTCCTTATGATGTCAAGCTTAGCTAACAACCTGTGGATACCTGCGACCCCTACATCAATAATCTTCTCAACCCTATTGCCAAGTATTGTGGCAGTTTCCACCGCTTCTTCAACCACGGGCAAATCCGATGTTCCTGCTGAAATAATTGCAATATAACTTTCCGTTAGGGTCTCCTCTTTTTTTCTAATTGTTATTGTTCTACCTAGCTTATTGTATTTTGCATCCTTACATATTGCCTTTACTGCACCATACATATCTTCACTGGCCCTAGTGGCTAGTATATTATTATCCTTTGTTAGCATAAATTTGATGATATCTCTTACTTGCTCAACTGTTTTTCCCTCACAATATATGACCTCAGGATATCCCACCCTTAATTCCCTATGGTTATCTATTTTAGCAAATTCCAAGTCCTTAAAGGGTAAATCTTCAATCTTAAGCATAGCTTGTTCTATTTCTATTTTATTATCTCTTACGTCTTCAAGCAATCTCCTTATATTCTGTGAATCCATAAATTACCTCCCATAGTAAATTTCAGATCAAGCTTCTTTGCCATTTATGGTCTCGTTTAAGCTTCCTACCCTATAGCCCTCTAAATCCATTGTTATATACTTGAATCCAATATCCTTTAACTTCATGGAAATTGAATCCATAATTTCTTCATCAAATAATACTTTTCTATAATCTCTATTTACTTCTATTCTAGCCAAATCTCCGTGGCATCTAACCCTAACTGCCCTAAAACCTATACTCATCATGTATTTTTCAGCAGCCTCAATCTTTTCAAAGTCTTCCACCTTTAACTCATTTCCATAGGGTATCCTCGTTAAAAGACAAGCATATGGGGGTTTATCCCAAGTATTGAGTCCTAAAGACTTAGAAAAGCTTCTAATTTCTTCTTTAGTTAATTTACATTCAAGCAAAGGACTTTTTATATCCAGCTCTCTAAGGGCCTTTAGTCCAGGCCTATAATCTCCTATATCATCGAAATTCGTTCCATCGATGACATAATTATAGCCTTCTTTCTTGGCAACATCCTTTATCATAGCGAATACAGCTTTTTTGCAGAGATAACATCTATTTTCAGGATTATACTTTATTTCATCTATAATGGGAGCTTCTAAAATCTCATATTTAACCTTTAATTCCTTGACCATATTCTTTGCCTCTTCTACTTCCCATTTTGGTATATAAGGGGACAATATTGTTACTGCTTTTATATTATCTCCAAGGGCTTCCTTAGCAGCTTTAAGTAAAAAGGTACTGTCTACACCTCCCGAAAATGCTAAAACAACCTTATCTAGCTTTCTTAGATAGTTTATTAGATTTCTATATTTTTCGTTAGCCATCATTTTCTATATCTCCTCTATTACCCTACCGACTTCCCTATAAATTTCTGAAATCG
The Maledivibacter sp. DNA segment above includes these coding regions:
- the larB gene encoding nickel pincer cofactor biosynthesis protein LarB, encoding MDSQNIRRLLEDVRDNKIEIEQAMLKIEDLPFKDLEFAKIDNHRELRVGYPEVIYCEGKTVEQVRDIIKFMLTKDNNILATRASEDMYGAVKAICKDAKYNKLGRTITIRKKEETLTESYIAIISAGTSDLPVVEEAVETATILGNRVEKIIDVGVAGIHRLLAKLDIIRKAKVIIVVAGMEGALASVVGGLVDKPVIAVPTSVGYGANFGGLSSLLSMLNSCASGVSVVNIDNGFGAAYNASIINRL
- the larE gene encoding ATP-dependent sacrificial sulfur transferase LarE, with amino-acid sequence MMANEKYRNLINYLRKLDKVVLAFSGGVDSTFLLKAAKEALGDNIKAVTILSPYIPKWEVEEAKNMVKELKVKYEILEAPIIDEIKYNPENRCYLCKKAVFAMIKDVAKKEGYNYVIDGTNFDDIGDYRPGLKALRELDIKSPLLECKLTKEEIRSFSKSLGLNTWDKPPYACLLTRIPYGNELKVEDFEKIEAAEKYMMSIGFRAVRVRCHGDLARIEVNRDYRKVLFDEEIMDSISMKLKDIGFKYITMDLEGYRVGSLNETINGKEA